In a single window of the Hyalangium gracile genome:
- a CDS encoding outer membrane lipoprotein-sorting protein — protein sequence MLRKSLVSSFLALGLTFAPAISAAGEGAECVQGKLSLQTVVDKHLNAVGGKERLKAVKTLQITTLVREGDTVTTTTMQRLRPNLVRYDMDKNGTRVSKMFDGQQGWMVEGSAAPQRLDQEKSAMMAEGASFDDALMDPKARGVALKLDGIAEVNGAPAFKLVLTRGTTTEVRFIDQGSFLEVRRTYAGTHEGKAYNKAITFSDYRAVDGIMLSHRAQWEADGKQGEKVVQSARYDAPIDATVFKPAAPRS from the coding sequence ATGCTGCGCAAGTCTCTCGTTTCCTCGTTTCTGGCCCTCGGTCTGACGTTCGCTCCCGCCATCTCGGCCGCTGGCGAGGGCGCCGAGTGTGTCCAGGGCAAGCTGTCGCTCCAGACCGTCGTCGACAAGCACCTGAACGCCGTGGGCGGCAAGGAGCGGCTCAAGGCCGTGAAGACCCTGCAGATCACCACCCTCGTGCGGGAGGGTGACACCGTCACTACCACCACCATGCAGCGCCTGCGCCCCAACCTCGTGCGCTACGACATGGACAAGAACGGCACCCGGGTCAGCAAGATGTTCGACGGCCAGCAGGGCTGGATGGTGGAGGGCTCGGCTGCTCCTCAGCGCTTGGACCAGGAGAAGAGCGCGATGATGGCCGAGGGCGCTTCCTTCGATGACGCCCTGATGGATCCGAAGGCCCGGGGCGTCGCGCTGAAGCTGGACGGCATCGCGGAGGTGAATGGTGCTCCCGCCTTCAAGCTGGTCCTCACCCGGGGCACCACCACGGAGGTCCGCTTCATCGACCAGGGGTCCTTCCTGGAGGTGCGCCGCACCTACGCTGGCACCCATGAGGGGAAGGCGTACAACAAGGCCATCACCTTCTCCGACTACCGCGCCGTGGACGGCATCATGCTGAGCCACCGCGCGCAGTGGGAGGCCGACGGCAAGCAGGGCGAGAAGGTCGTCCAGAGCGCCCGCTACGACGCGCCCATCGACGCCACGGTCTTCAAGCCGGCGGCGCCGCGCAGCTGA
- the hrpA gene encoding ATP-dependent RNA helicase HrpA yields MSGDSPIPPPGGLPTLHFPPELPISSRVEDITAAITPHQVVIVAGATGSGKTTQLPKVLLAMGRGRPRQIGVTQPRRIAATSVAARVARELGTELGTDVGYQIRFEDRSSRRTAVKFMTDGVLLAQIHSDPLLSRYDTIVLDEAHERSLTIDFLLGWLKRILPRRPDLKVVVSSATIETERFSQFFGGAPVIQVEGRTFPVDVLYEPPSEDAELADSVAEAVADVLSLDPDGDVLVFLPGEREIREAENALNARELRGTVVQPLYARLSAAEQSRVFATIPERRVILATNVAETSVTIPGIVYVVDTGVARLSRYDPRSGTTRLHIEPISQASADQRKGRCGRVREGVCVRLYDEASFTARSAFTDPEIKRTGLAGVILRMKSLGLGDVEDFPFLDPPQPRAIAEGWRVLEELGAIEGKERTLTPLGHQLARFPVDPRIARMILAGAEYGCLDDVLIIAAALNLQDPRERPRELAQKADELHRRFRDEHSDFTGLLKLWAFVREAEGRGTSHLRRVCRDNFLSFLRVREWRDVQRQLEETVRELRLPRKGRGAPSRGDALHQALLTGLLSRLGQWNPEQRHYTGAKQTRFMVHPSSALAKKPPAWVMAFELVETSQLFARTVAKLDPEWLAEAAPHLLKRSYSEPHWSEKSARAVVKESATLFGLQVFKERPVALANMDPARARLMFIEHALVRGEYRARGAFQEKNRQVLERVARLMDKARRSELLDSEALLTFFDQRLPADVTDGASFEAWRRKAEAADPDVLVLSMEDALSHDPDLSPAHYPDAITLHGASVPVTYTFDPSAEDDGITLSVPLLLLAQLVPGELDWTIPGWQREKLTALLEQVPRAQRKQLGPVPNLVDRLEEELVPFHGPMIPALARAVSRLCGVDVPEESFRADAVVPYLRITLRVLDERGKELARSRDADALLEQYGGRARAALRSVAPTSDWERKGLTAWTFGELPPVVIRRVGGLEVRSYPALVDRGAAVDLVLLETSAAADAAMRTGVRRLLMLAARGHVAVSAARMPLPFPSLDGAPPARGQAEAFRALLLARSVDDAFKLAPGAPLPRTKAAFEALVSDGSPRIESAARDWVEAVVATSSELAATLAALKAASKGPSGAAAVRDIRSQLGHLFPANLIEWIPIVRLLNYPRYLRAAQARLSRAVANPGKDAGKTAPFTPLWETFLARRATVRDQEAAQELRWAFEELRVAIFAPEVTTPVSVTVAKVGAALAALR; encoded by the coding sequence ATGTCCGGTGACTCACCCATCCCTCCCCCCGGCGGCTTGCCCACCCTGCACTTCCCCCCCGAGCTCCCCATCTCGAGCCGGGTGGAGGACATCACCGCGGCCATCACCCCCCATCAGGTGGTCATTGTCGCGGGGGCCACCGGCTCGGGGAAGACGACGCAGCTGCCGAAAGTCCTGCTCGCCATGGGGCGTGGCCGCCCGCGCCAGATTGGCGTCACCCAGCCCCGGCGCATCGCCGCGACGAGCGTGGCGGCGCGCGTGGCACGCGAGCTGGGCACGGAGCTGGGCACGGACGTCGGCTACCAGATTCGCTTCGAGGACCGCTCGTCCCGGCGGACGGCCGTGAAGTTCATGACCGACGGAGTCCTTCTCGCGCAGATTCACAGCGACCCGCTCCTGAGCCGCTACGATACGATCGTGCTCGACGAGGCCCACGAGCGCAGCCTCACCATCGACTTCCTGCTCGGGTGGCTCAAGCGCATCCTCCCCAGGCGCCCCGACCTCAAGGTGGTGGTGAGCTCGGCCACCATCGAGACCGAGCGCTTCTCGCAGTTCTTCGGGGGGGCTCCGGTCATCCAGGTGGAGGGCCGTACCTTTCCGGTGGATGTGCTCTACGAGCCGCCCTCCGAGGACGCCGAGCTCGCCGACTCCGTCGCCGAAGCGGTGGCGGACGTGCTCTCGCTCGACCCGGACGGGGACGTCCTCGTGTTCCTCCCCGGGGAGCGGGAAATCCGCGAGGCCGAGAATGCCCTGAACGCGCGCGAGCTCCGCGGCACGGTGGTGCAGCCCCTGTATGCGCGCCTGTCGGCCGCCGAGCAGTCGCGTGTCTTCGCTACCATCCCCGAGCGCCGGGTCATCCTCGCCACCAACGTCGCGGAGACGTCGGTCACCATCCCGGGCATCGTGTACGTCGTGGATACGGGGGTAGCGCGCCTGTCGCGCTACGACCCGCGCTCGGGCACCACACGCCTGCACATCGAGCCGATCTCCCAGGCCAGCGCCGACCAGCGCAAAGGGCGCTGCGGCCGCGTGCGCGAGGGGGTCTGCGTGCGCCTCTACGACGAGGCGAGCTTCACCGCTCGGTCCGCCTTCACCGACCCGGAAATCAAGCGCACCGGGCTCGCGGGAGTCATCCTGCGGATGAAGTCCCTCGGCCTCGGTGACGTCGAGGACTTCCCCTTCCTCGACCCGCCCCAGCCGAGGGCCATCGCCGAGGGCTGGCGGGTGCTCGAAGAGCTCGGGGCCATCGAGGGCAAGGAGCGCACCTTGACGCCGCTCGGGCACCAGCTCGCGCGCTTCCCGGTGGACCCGCGCATCGCGCGGATGATTCTCGCCGGCGCCGAGTACGGGTGCCTGGACGATGTGCTCATCATCGCCGCGGCGCTCAACCTGCAGGACCCGCGCGAGCGGCCACGGGAGCTCGCGCAGAAGGCGGACGAGCTGCACCGGCGCTTCCGTGACGAGCACTCGGACTTCACGGGGCTCCTCAAGCTGTGGGCGTTCGTGCGCGAGGCCGAGGGCCGGGGGACATCCCATCTTCGGCGCGTGTGCCGGGACAACTTCCTGTCCTTCCTGCGGGTGCGCGAGTGGCGGGACGTCCAGCGCCAGCTCGAGGAGACCGTCCGCGAGCTGCGCCTGCCGCGCAAGGGCCGGGGCGCCCCGTCGCGAGGGGACGCCCTGCACCAGGCTCTCCTCACCGGGCTCCTGTCCCGCCTCGGCCAGTGGAATCCGGAGCAGCGCCACTATACGGGCGCGAAGCAGACGCGCTTCATGGTTCACCCCTCGTCGGCGCTCGCGAAAAAGCCCCCTGCCTGGGTGATGGCGTTCGAGCTCGTGGAGACGTCCCAGCTGTTCGCGCGCACCGTGGCGAAGCTCGACCCGGAGTGGCTCGCGGAGGCGGCCCCCCACCTGCTCAAACGCAGCTACTCCGAACCGCACTGGTCGGAGAAGTCCGCGCGCGCCGTGGTGAAGGAGAGCGCGACCCTCTTCGGGCTTCAGGTCTTCAAGGAGCGCCCCGTGGCCCTGGCCAACATGGACCCCGCCCGGGCACGGCTGATGTTCATCGAGCATGCCCTGGTGCGCGGCGAGTACCGCGCCCGGGGGGCGTTCCAGGAGAAGAACCGCCAGGTGCTCGAGCGCGTGGCGCGCCTGATGGACAAGGCCCGGCGCAGCGAGCTGCTCGACAGCGAGGCGCTGCTGACGTTCTTCGACCAGCGCCTCCCGGCGGACGTGACGGACGGAGCGAGCTTCGAGGCCTGGCGCCGCAAGGCCGAGGCGGCCGACCCCGACGTGCTCGTCCTCTCGATGGAGGATGCCCTCTCGCACGACCCGGACCTGTCTCCGGCGCACTACCCGGACGCCATCACCCTGCACGGCGCGTCCGTGCCGGTGACGTACACCTTCGACCCCTCGGCCGAGGACGACGGCATCACCCTGAGCGTGCCGCTGCTGCTGCTCGCACAGCTGGTCCCGGGTGAGCTCGACTGGACCATCCCCGGGTGGCAGCGGGAGAAACTCACCGCCCTGCTCGAGCAGGTCCCCCGCGCCCAGCGCAAGCAGCTGGGGCCGGTGCCGAACCTGGTCGACCGTCTCGAGGAGGAACTTGTGCCCTTCCACGGGCCGATGATTCCAGCGCTCGCGCGTGCGGTGTCCCGGCTGTGCGGCGTGGACGTGCCCGAGGAATCCTTCCGGGCGGATGCCGTGGTGCCGTACCTGCGCATCACGCTCCGGGTGCTCGATGAGCGGGGAAAGGAGCTCGCGCGGAGCCGCGACGCCGACGCGCTGCTCGAGCAGTACGGGGGACGTGCACGGGCAGCGCTGCGCAGCGTGGCACCGACTTCGGACTGGGAGCGCAAGGGGCTGACGGCCTGGACCTTCGGCGAGCTGCCCCCCGTAGTCATCCGGCGGGTCGGCGGGCTCGAGGTCCGCAGCTACCCCGCGCTCGTCGACCGTGGCGCGGCCGTAGACCTGGTGCTGCTCGAGACCTCCGCCGCCGCCGACGCGGCCATGCGCACGGGAGTCCGCCGGCTCCTGATGCTCGCCGCGCGCGGACACGTGGCTGTCAGCGCCGCGCGCATGCCGCTGCCCTTCCCGTCCCTGGACGGCGCGCCGCCCGCGCGGGGCCAGGCCGAGGCCTTCCGGGCGCTCCTCCTCGCACGCAGCGTCGACGATGCGTTCAAGCTCGCACCGGGTGCGCCGCTGCCCCGCACGAAGGCGGCCTTCGAGGCGCTGGTTTCTGATGGCTCACCGCGCATCGAGAGTGCGGCCCGGGACTGGGTGGAGGCCGTCGTTGCCACCTCCTCGGAGCTCGCTGCGACGCTCGCCGCACTCAAGGCGGCATCAAAGGGGCCGAGCGGCGCGGCGGCCGTGCGGGACATCCGCTCGCAGCTCGGGCACCTGTTCCCCGCGAACCTCATCGAGTGGATTCCCATCGTGCGCCTGCTGAACTACCCACGCTACCTCCGCGCGGCCCAGGCACGGCTGTCGCGTGCGGTGGCAAACCCCGGCAAGGATGCAGGGAAGACCGCGCCCTTCACCCCCCTGTGGGAGACCTTCCTCGCCAGGCGCGCCACCGTGCGTGACCAGGAGGCGGCGCAGGAGCTGAGGTGGGCCTTCGAGGAGCTCCGCGTGGCCATCTTCGCTCCGGAGGTGACGACGCCTGTGTCGGTGACGGTGGCGAAGGTCGGCGCAGCCCTCGCGGCGCTGCGCTAG
- a CDS encoding BNR-4 repeat-containing protein, giving the protein MQRSSNRSSSRLLVVFSLLLPALGAAEPFSALATPGAVIGQLEGVVLEGDQYFVTGWTCQQGVAASLGIHVYAGASAYDEPRGQFMFSGVSRFMAEPAVSERCGAGSGRYRFHVAIPEHVLAAVGGQTLYVHGLRAIDGVQNSALVNSGKIRFPRPLSDAPRGCMSSLWADTAERNAYPSGNAQGQGQPWVYMAWVWRETPAVETNHSVSVARSQDLVNWYNTCGEKLPLPLTTASRAVVDPLQTHQGVLNNVNVGFDGEGRPVVTYQKYKAVYSENQPPVWTTQVYNARLEGSQWTIHEMTAWRTQHVLLGGGSLPRTPFSVSYSVPRVTNTGAVVQSFSRADADTTGTPTSGNWTLSAAGTQLVVTTAPGASIDYDTFTQPVPGLPAEAREKETRETGWATPFTLRLMRPRVQKDAIVIRGNWDGDGNRAGLFLTKTRTFVIQRRDGTSRFNFGPATTPFLPLVGDWDQDGLSTIGIVDPVTERYYLRNLLAGGTADASGTGGIASLGATDGPLRWDSQDPALTYYLRWESMPTNRDLPYDCSGHALSAYQPTETTCPEKFLTELVVWRYDPTAQAWRSSRVDRAWGGSSASFDFVVFKRHQIVAYYDANRRVKVAIRNGEGPWTYVVLDDQFRGWDSHNYLTLEVDDNHDIHLSGDLHGHPLTYWRSRGLVTSTFARQPMVGTLETRATYPRFYRSPQGDFLFKYRQGSSGDGEWIINRYDVRTYRWSRLLDQPLFGR; this is encoded by the coding sequence ATGCAACGAAGCAGCAACAGGAGTTCATCGCGCCTGCTCGTCGTGTTCTCGCTGCTGCTGCCGGCGCTGGGAGCGGCGGAGCCCTTCTCCGCACTGGCAACTCCCGGTGCGGTCATCGGCCAGTTGGAAGGCGTGGTGCTCGAGGGAGACCAGTACTTCGTGACCGGGTGGACCTGCCAGCAGGGCGTCGCTGCCTCGCTGGGCATCCACGTGTACGCCGGAGCCTCGGCATATGACGAGCCCCGGGGCCAGTTCATGTTCTCCGGCGTGTCCCGCTTCATGGCCGAGCCGGCCGTGAGCGAGCGCTGTGGCGCGGGCAGCGGACGCTACCGCTTCCACGTAGCCATACCGGAGCACGTGCTCGCGGCGGTGGGAGGACAGACGCTCTACGTGCATGGCCTGCGCGCCATTGACGGCGTGCAGAACTCGGCCCTCGTGAACTCCGGGAAGATTCGCTTCCCCCGGCCGCTCTCGGACGCTCCTCGCGGCTGTATGTCCTCGCTCTGGGCCGACACAGCGGAGCGCAATGCCTATCCCTCGGGGAATGCGCAGGGCCAGGGGCAGCCCTGGGTCTACATGGCCTGGGTGTGGCGGGAGACGCCCGCGGTGGAGACCAACCACAGCGTCTCGGTCGCCCGGAGCCAGGACCTGGTCAACTGGTACAACACCTGCGGAGAGAAGCTCCCGCTGCCCCTGACGACCGCGTCCCGCGCCGTCGTCGATCCGCTCCAGACCCACCAGGGCGTGCTCAACAACGTGAACGTCGGCTTCGATGGCGAGGGACGCCCCGTCGTGACGTATCAGAAGTACAAGGCCGTCTATTCCGAGAACCAGCCCCCTGTCTGGACCACGCAGGTCTACAACGCCCGGCTCGAGGGCTCCCAGTGGACGATCCACGAGATGACCGCCTGGAGGACCCAGCACGTGCTCCTGGGAGGCGGTTCACTCCCGAGGACACCCTTCTCGGTGTCCTACTCCGTGCCCCGGGTGACGAACACCGGCGCGGTCGTCCAGTCCTTCTCCCGGGCGGACGCCGACACCACCGGTACGCCCACCTCGGGGAACTGGACCCTCTCGGCCGCGGGGACGCAGCTCGTGGTGACCACGGCACCGGGGGCCAGCATCGACTACGACACCTTCACGCAGCCGGTGCCCGGGCTGCCAGCCGAGGCTCGCGAGAAGGAGACGCGCGAGACCGGCTGGGCGACTCCCTTCACCCTGCGCCTCATGCGCCCTCGAGTGCAGAAGGACGCCATCGTCATCCGCGGCAACTGGGATGGTGATGGCAATCGCGCGGGGCTCTTCCTGACCAAGACACGAACCTTCGTCATCCAGCGCCGCGATGGCACCTCGCGCTTCAACTTCGGCCCAGCCACCACGCCCTTCCTGCCGCTCGTCGGGGACTGGGACCAGGACGGCCTGTCCACCATCGGCATCGTCGATCCAGTCACCGAGCGCTACTACCTGAGAAATCTCCTGGCGGGCGGGACCGCCGACGCCTCCGGGACGGGCGGGATTGCCTCCCTCGGCGCCACGGATGGCCCCCTGCGCTGGGACTCGCAGGATCCGGCGCTCACGTATTACCTGCGCTGGGAGTCCATGCCCACGAACCGGGATCTGCCCTACGACTGCTCGGGACACGCGCTCTCCGCGTACCAGCCGACGGAGACCACCTGCCCGGAGAAGTTCCTCACGGAGCTCGTCGTCTGGCGTTACGACCCCACCGCCCAGGCGTGGCGAAGCAGCCGGGTCGATCGCGCCTGGGGCGGGAGCTCCGCCTCGTTCGACTTCGTGGTCTTCAAGCGGCACCAGATCGTCGCGTACTACGACGCCAACCGGCGCGTGAAGGTCGCCATCCGCAATGGAGAAGGGCCGTGGACCTACGTGGTCCTCGATGACCAGTTCAGGGGCTGGGACAGCCACAACTACCTGACGCTGGAGGTCGACGACAACCACGACATCCACCTATCGGGAGACCTGCACGGCCATCCCCTGACGTACTGGCGGTCACGGGGGCTCGTCACGTCGACGTTTGCCCGGCAGCCCATGGTGGGCACCCTGGAGACGCGGGCGACCTACCCCCGCTTCTACCGAAGCCCTCAAGGGGACTTCCTCTTCAAGTACCGGCAGGGCTCCAGCGGAGATGGGGAGTGGATCATCAACCGCTACGACGTCAGGACGTACCGCTGGTCGCGGCTCCTCGATCAGCCGCTCTTCGGTCGGTGA
- a CDS encoding NUDIX hydrolase produces MTDGRSWQGNWKARLYERVRERGYDSLTAFAEARPAVPLNQLAAELGKDDIAGVQVLGGLHAEAEQRKQVTRFVRDVLVRELSESLPNGWPAVMDDESRFQVAKALGCWSADTPDTHKERVKQARAALRATPPPPGWRPLGPDDELLRTLLPDEEV; encoded by the coding sequence ATGACCGATGGGCGTTCATGGCAGGGCAACTGGAAGGCCCGCCTTTATGAGCGCGTGCGCGAGCGCGGTTACGATTCGCTCACCGCCTTTGCCGAGGCACGCCCTGCTGTCCCCCTGAATCAGCTCGCCGCGGAACTCGGCAAGGACGACATTGCCGGGGTGCAGGTGTTGGGCGGATTGCATGCCGAGGCTGAGCAGCGCAAGCAGGTCACGCGTTTCGTGCGCGACGTGCTCGTGCGCGAACTGTCCGAGAGTCTTCCCAATGGCTGGCCGGCGGTGATGGACGACGAGTCCCGTTTCCAGGTGGCCAAGGCGCTTGGTTGCTGGTCTGCCGACACCCCTGATACTCATAAGGAGCGAGTCAAGCAGGCCAGAGCAGCGCTCCGCGCCACTCCGCCGCCGCCAGGTTGGCGCCCGCTCGGACCCGACGACGAGTTGCTCCGCACGCTCTTGCCCGACGAGGAAGTTTGA
- a CDS encoding DUF2380 domain-containing protein — MERSTAGIADSLRQLEDGSSLGGRANGVFSRHVGYGSDQLHWLYGHLRSVSTLADAAWQVEDPEMGHALLRLTGPRLESAMFGSMLLATWLDFLRLADIVLRECPAYSTERLFMDMHRVQQLIEPTLWALASQDPEKVEAAATEMPELMGKLTREFGSIRDGARIAMENSGRIMAAAQLVEMLTLASALRMSLPRLPPAVPASLGVGLVMGSGGVMAGSQIVVSAEWVEMIRRLVQAGVLSLPAISAAVRIHGGQVMMAQANGDLPKGVRDALGESPEVRGMRVTDGAGAGMSKAPKHHVLPKEFRAWFEQRGFRGDMDIDKFCVRLEQAHHQAIHGGGNWRLGRTWPNEWNRMLMEALGEAEVEAGRQLTRNEILNIVAARMKRYDIPMKFIQGGRG; from the coding sequence GTGGAGCGCTCCACGGCTGGCATCGCCGACTCGCTCCGCCAGCTCGAGGATGGCAGCAGCCTCGGCGGCCGGGCCAATGGTGTGTTCAGCCGCCACGTCGGTTATGGCTCGGACCAGTTGCACTGGCTTTACGGTCATCTGCGGAGCGTCTCCACGCTGGCTGACGCTGCGTGGCAGGTAGAAGACCCAGAGATGGGCCACGCTCTCTTGCGTCTCACCGGCCCCCGGCTCGAGTCGGCCATGTTCGGCTCCATGCTGCTCGCCACATGGCTCGACTTCCTACGACTCGCCGACATCGTGCTTCGAGAGTGCCCTGCCTACAGCACCGAGAGGCTGTTCATGGACATGCACCGTGTGCAACAGCTGATAGAGCCCACCCTTTGGGCGCTCGCGTCACAGGATCCGGAGAAGGTCGAGGCCGCGGCCACGGAGATGCCCGAGTTGATGGGCAAGCTTACCCGCGAGTTCGGTTCCATCCGTGACGGCGCACGCATAGCAATGGAGAACAGCGGAAGGATCATGGCGGCGGCGCAACTCGTGGAGATGCTCACGCTGGCCTCGGCACTGAGGATGTCGCTGCCACGACTGCCGCCCGCCGTTCCTGCCTCGCTCGGCGTGGGCCTCGTGATGGGCTCGGGCGGCGTGATGGCGGGCTCGCAGATTGTCGTCTCCGCTGAGTGGGTGGAGATGATCCGCCGGCTCGTTCAGGCGGGTGTCCTCTCCCTCCCAGCCATCAGCGCCGCCGTCCGCATCCACGGCGGTCAGGTGATGATGGCGCAGGCGAACGGGGACCTGCCGAAGGGTGTACGTGACGCGCTGGGTGAAAGTCCCGAAGTGCGCGGCATGCGGGTGACTGACGGAGCAGGGGCGGGAATGTCCAAGGCACCGAAGCACCACGTCCTGCCGAAAGAGTTCCGCGCGTGGTTCGAGCAGCGTGGATTCAGGGGCGACATGGACATCGACAAGTTCTGCGTCCGGCTGGAGCAGGCACACCATCAGGCGATTCACGGTGGGGGCAACTGGCGCCTGGGACGCACTTGGCCCAACGAATGGAACCGGATGCTCATGGAGGCGCTGGGTGAGGCTGAAGTTGAAGCCGGGCGGCAGTTGACCCGGAATGAGATCCTGAACATTGTCGCAGCTCGCATGAAGCGCTACGACATCCCGATGAAGTTCATTCAAGGGGGACGGGGATGA
- a CDS encoding NHL repeat-containing protein, giving the protein MRLPAWGMRVGLAVLGLWLTACGDSEPPPDGKDCVPGRSVACVGPGGCVGGQVCREDGKGYEPCICGTPPVDDGGTNPGGPDGGGSDGGQTLPDGGSADGGLPGPDGGSTTDGGMTPDAGETQDGGSGLDGGSGLDGGTSSDGGSLSVGPGGFQLDGGSLSGGSNVQLNPDGSLGLGTANAELPFAWLANNDQSTVSKFDTRTGREVARYHAVIPVDGLPASDGGVGNPNGLRGNEGNNPSRTAVDLFGNVWIANRAISVQGSVTKIASVLTDCRERNGLPGIQTSQDLNGDGAISTNPADGEMIFPTDWSDPTQYDECILFSTPLGVAAEDTVKARALAISRGAEGTAGDVWVGLHNTNSIFKLNAQSGQQEQLNGSASLTLPFGPYGAAADRQQRLWVMASTLSPARLALVDTATGTLVRADIVPPSPSGSYGIAVDAKDRVWLAGWSAGAKAFRYTHPDGVGSTLGTWTVFDFTTAVSQLNTRMRRARGIATDDQGFVWLTSDLNDTNASASQLLAFNGDTGALKRFNVPNIGMVDFIDATDSRTREAVGVALDTNNHAWVNNRSGNAMRVHRDTGEVLRTAQQMAGLYTYSDFTGYQLRRFTAARGSYFHQLSGCGPGTQWRQLVWDAVVPASTGLQAYVTSANQVGDLGNPALRKGPFTSQPANLSAAGVPAGQYLHVEFVLSSSSQQATPALKSFDVSYLCP; this is encoded by the coding sequence ATGCGCCTGCCTGCGTGGGGAATGAGAGTCGGTCTGGCCGTGCTCGGCCTGTGGCTCACGGCCTGTGGGGACTCCGAGCCACCTCCCGATGGCAAGGACTGCGTCCCTGGACGCTCCGTGGCTTGCGTGGGCCCCGGCGGCTGCGTGGGAGGGCAGGTGTGCCGCGAGGATGGCAAGGGTTACGAGCCCTGCATCTGCGGCACGCCCCCCGTGGATGATGGCGGGACGAATCCGGGCGGACCGGATGGCGGTGGCTCGGATGGCGGTCAGACCTTGCCGGATGGAGGCTCCGCGGATGGAGGCCTCCCGGGCCCCGACGGAGGGAGCACCACCGACGGGGGCATGACGCCCGACGCGGGAGAGACTCAAGACGGCGGCAGCGGGCTGGACGGCGGCAGCGGGCTGGACGGCGGCACCTCCTCGGACGGTGGCTCGCTGAGCGTGGGACCTGGCGGCTTCCAGCTCGACGGCGGGAGCCTCTCGGGTGGCTCCAACGTCCAGCTCAACCCGGACGGCTCCTTGGGCCTGGGCACCGCGAACGCGGAACTGCCCTTCGCGTGGCTCGCCAACAATGATCAGAGCACCGTCTCCAAGTTCGACACCCGGACAGGCAGGGAGGTGGCCCGCTATCACGCCGTCATCCCCGTGGATGGGCTCCCCGCCTCGGACGGCGGCGTGGGCAACCCCAACGGCCTGCGCGGCAACGAGGGCAACAACCCGAGCCGCACCGCGGTGGACCTCTTCGGGAACGTCTGGATTGCCAACCGCGCCATCAGCGTCCAGGGCTCGGTGACGAAGATCGCCAGCGTCCTGACCGACTGCCGTGAGCGCAATGGCCTGCCCGGCATCCAGACCAGTCAGGACCTCAATGGCGACGGCGCGATCAGCACGAACCCCGCCGACGGGGAGATGATCTTCCCCACCGACTGGAGCGACCCGACCCAGTATGACGAATGCATCCTCTTCAGCACCCCGCTTGGCGTCGCCGCCGAGGACACCGTCAAGGCACGCGCCCTGGCCATCTCCCGTGGCGCCGAGGGCACCGCGGGCGACGTCTGGGTGGGCCTGCACAACACCAACTCCATCTTCAAGCTGAACGCCCAGAGCGGCCAGCAGGAGCAGCTCAACGGCTCCGCGTCCCTCACCCTGCCCTTCGGGCCCTACGGCGCGGCGGCGGACCGCCAGCAGCGGCTGTGGGTGATGGCGTCCACCCTGAGCCCGGCGCGGCTGGCGCTCGTCGACACGGCCACGGGCACGCTCGTGCGAGCCGACATCGTTCCGCCCTCGCCCTCCGGCTCCTACGGCATCGCGGTGGATGCCAAGGACCGCGTGTGGCTGGCCGGGTGGAGCGCGGGCGCCAAGGCCTTCCGTTACACGCACCCCGATGGAGTGGGGAGCACCCTGGGCACGTGGACGGTGTTCGACTTCACCACCGCCGTCAGCCAGCTGAACACGCGGATGAGGCGAGCCCGAGGAATCGCCACAGATGACCAGGGCTTCGTGTGGTTGACCTCGGACCTGAACGACACCAACGCCAGCGCCTCCCAGCTCCTCGCCTTCAACGGCGACACCGGCGCGCTCAAGCGCTTCAACGTCCCCAACATCGGGATGGTGGACTTCATCGACGCGACGGACAGCCGGACGCGCGAGGCGGTGGGCGTGGCGCTCGACACGAACAACCACGCGTGGGTGAACAACCGCTCCGGCAACGCCATGCGCGTCCACCGCGACACGGGAGAGGTGCTGCGCACGGCCCAGCAAATGGCCGGGCTCTACACGTACTCGGACTTCACCGGCTACCAGCTGCGCCGGTTCACGGCGGCACGAGGCAGCTACTTCCATCAGCTCAGCGGCTGCGGGCCGGGCACTCAGTGGCGTCAGCTCGTCTGGGACGCGGTGGTGCCCGCGAGCACGGGCCTGCAGGCGTACGTGACGTCCGCCAATCAGGTGGGAGACCTGGGCAACCCGGCGCTGCGCAAGGGGCCATTCACCTCCCAGCCCGCGAACCTGTCCGCGGCGGGCGTGCCCGCCGGCCAGTACCTGCACGTCGAGTTCGTGCTCTCGTCGAGCAGCCAGCAGGCCACGCCGGCGCTGAAGTCCTTCGATGTGAGCTATCTCTGTCCGTAG